One stretch of Cheilinus undulatus linkage group 5, ASM1832078v1, whole genome shotgun sequence DNA includes these proteins:
- the nelfb gene encoding negative elongation factor B → MFAGLPELGISNGEDLKETLTNCTEPLKAIDQFQMENGILLPTLQSALPFLDLHGTPRLEFHQSVFDELRDKLMERVATIAEGKDEDRYGKLEELLEKSFPLVKMPSIQPVVMQVLKHLPKVPEKKLKMVMADKELYKVCAVEVKRQIWQDNQALFGDEVSPLLKQYIVEKEAALFSSDLSILHNFFSPSPKTRRQGEVVLKLTQMIGKNVKLYDMVLQFLRTLFLRTRNVHYCTLRAELLMSLHDLDISEICSVDPCHKFTWCLDACIREKFVDGKRARELQGFLDGVKKGQEQVLGDLSMILCDPFACNTLVLSIVRNLQELLSQDSLPRDSPDLMLLLRMLSLGQGAWDMIDSQVFKEPRMDLEVVTRFLPAMMSVVVDDHTFTVEQKLPSEEKSSLSYPTTLPDAFNRYLQENRVACEIGLYYVLHIAKQRNKNALQRLLPALVETYNDMAFGDIFLHLLTGHLTLLSDEFGSEEFCSVVFDGFLLTSYSSKENVHRHSLRMLLHLHHKVLPSYMETLLKTLEPPKQSSEPVKELYTQLTEKMEAQKKSPPPPEETPSLDLGLHPVTVPTTASTPTTPL, encoded by the exons ATGTTCGCGGGCCTACCGGAGCTCGGGATCTCTAACGGAGAGGATCTCAAAGAAACTCTCACCAACTGCACAGAGCCTCTGAAAGCCATCGACCAATTTCAG ATGGAAAATGGGATCCTGCTGCCAACCCTCCAGTCTGCACTCCCCTTCCTTGACCTCCATGGGACGCCACGGCTGGAGTTCCATCAGTCCGTGTTTGATGAGCTCAGAGATAAACTGATGGAGCGAGTCGCCACCATTGCTGAGGGAAAGGATGAGGACAG ATACGGGAAGCTTGAAGAGCTGTTGGAGAAGAGTTTTCCTCTCGTCAAAATGCCGTCCATTCAGCCCGTGGTCATGCAGGTGCTCAAACACCTACCGAAG GTACCAGAGAAGAAACTGAAGATGGTGATGGCTGACAAAGAGCTGTACAAGGTGTGTGCTGTGGAGGTGAAGAGGCAGATCTGGCAGGATAATCAGGCTCTGTTTGGGGATGAAGTTTCTCCTCTCCTGAAGCAGTACATTGTGGAGAAAGAAGCTGCTCTGTTCAGCAGTGACCTCTCCATCCTGCACAATTTCTTTAGTCCCTCTCCCAAAACACGACGTCAAGGCGAG GTGGTTCTAAAGCTGACACAGATGATTGGAAAGAATGTGAAGCTGTACGACATGGTGCTGCAGTTTTTACGGACACTCTTCCTGCGAACGAGAAACGTGCACTACTGCACGCTGAGAGCAGAACTGCTGATGTCACTTCATGACCTGGACATTAGCGAGATCTGCTCTGTGGATCCCTGTCATAAG TTCACCTGGTGTTTAGACGCCTGCATCCGGGAAAAGTTTGTGGATGGCAAGCGAGCCAGAGAGCTTCAGGGTTTCCTGGATGGAGTGAAGAAAGGACAAGAGCAAGTCTTAGG GGACCTCTCCATGATCCTGTGTGACCCGTTTGCTTGTAACACCCTGGTCCTGAGCATCGTGAGGAACCTGCAGGAGCTGCTGAGTCAGGACAGTTTACCCAGG GACAGTCCAGatctgatgctgctgctgaggaTGCTCTCACTGGGACAGGGAGCATGGGACATGATCGATAGTCAGGTCTTTAAAGAGCCTCGTATG GATCTGGAGGTGGTGACCCGCTTCCTGCCCGCCATGATGTCAGTGGTCGTGGATGACCACACCTTCACTGTGGAGCAGAAGCTTCCCAGTGAGGAGAAGAGTTCACTGTCGTACCCCACCACCCTGCCGGATGCCTTCAACAG GTACCTCCAGGAGAACAGGGTGGCCTGTGAGATCGGTCTGTACTACGTTCTCCACATTGCCAAACAGAGGAATAAGAACGCCTTACAGAGGTTACTGCCTGCCCTCG TGGAAACATACAACGACATGGCCTTTGGTGACATCTTCTTGCATCTGCTGACTGGTCACCTCACGCTGCTCTCTGACGAATTCGGATCGGAAGAGTTCTGCTCTGTCGTCTTCGATGGCTTCCTTCTGACCTCTTATTCCAG TAAAGAGAACGTCCACAGACACTCCCTCCGTATGCTGCTGCATCTACACCACAAAGTGCTGCCATCCTACATGGAAACTCTGCTGAAAACCCTCGAACCTCCAAAACAG AGCAGCGAGCCCGTGAAGGAGCTGTACACCCAGCTGACGGAGAAGATGGAGGCACAGAAGAAAAGCCCACCACCCCCTGAGGAAACCCCATCCCTGGATCTGGGTCTGCATCCGGTGACCGTCCCCACCACCGCCTCCACCCCGACCACGCCTCTCTGA